Part of the bacterium genome is shown below.
ATCACCCACCGCTGAGCCACCATCTCCCATGATGTCGCCACCCGGCACGCAGCTGAGCGTCGACGGGAATCTAGACGCTACCTCCTTCAGCGGCGACGGCTCGCTGGTCACAAACCTGAATCCGGCAAGTCTGTCGGCCCCCGTACCGGTCAGCCAAGGAGGAACAGGCTCGACGAACGCAACTCTCGCTCGCAGCCGGCTCGGAGCCGCGTCCCACGCCGACTTGATCACTCACGTGCTCACCAACGGTGCCCACCACAATCGCCCGACAACCCTCCCTCCGTCGGGCCTCGCAGGAGGCGATCTCACAGGCTCCTACCCGAACCCGCAACTCGGAACGGGCTCCGTCGGCACGGGCGAGATCGCCGATGGATCCATCCGGCCGCAGGATCTGATCTTCGAGGTTGCCACCGAAGCTTCGGTCGCCGCCCTTCAGGATCGCTTCGACTGTCCGGGCGCGGCCTTCAATTCAGGTGGACGGTTCGTCGACTGCGGCAACGGCACGATCCGTGACATGAACACCGGCCTCGTCTGGCTCAAGGACGCGAGCTGCGTCGACCTGCCGGCGACGGACCGTAACAGCGCCCGCAACACCGTCGCGGACCTCAAGCGCGGGCTGTGCGGATTGACCGACGGCTCGCTTCCCGGCCAGTGGCGGCTGCCCACGATCGGCGAGCTCTGCAGCGACGACGCTACCCCCAGCGCCGGGATCTGCCCGGCCGCCGCCTCGAGCGACAGCTTGATCAACACCAACTTCAGCTCCCCGACGATCAGCAACTCGGCCGGAACCGGGCAATGGTCCGTCAATGGCGATCCCTTCATTGGCGTTTCCGGCTCTTACTGGTCCGCAACACGAACCGTCGACGGCTTCTGGTATGTCGAGCTGATCGGTGGCGACGTGCAGCCGAGTTTCACCGGAACCGAGACCAGAGCGTCCTGGCCGGTGCGGGGAACTCCCTAGATGATGCAAGCACTCCGGTTCTTCACGCCGGGCCTTGTACCGGCGCTCGGGTTCGCGGTCCTCTTCGCCCTCGGTTCGCCGGTATCCGCACAAACGCTTCAAGAGCTCGTCGACGAGCTCGAGATCCGCTTCGACTGCCCGGGCGCCGCGTTCGCGTCGGGTGGACGCTTCGTAGATTGCGGTAACGGCACCGTCAGGGACATGAACACCGGTCTGATCTGGCTCAAGGACGCCAGCTGTTCCGAGTTGGCCGGCACGAACGCGGACGGAGCCACCGACTTCTTGGCCACGGCCCGAGACGCCGTCGACGCCCTCGCGAGCGGCATGTGCGGCCTGACCGACAGCTCACTTCCGGGCCAATGGCGATTGCCGTCGATTGGCGAGTTCTGCAGCCAGGACTCGTCCTTCCCTGGTGTCTGTCCG
Proteins encoded:
- a CDS encoding DUF1566 domain-containing protein — its product is MRNPVIRSTLVLLLLSASTSSATAIQPVPVSPGHDSRVAVVESRCPTFSWSAAEGATGYDLVVYGAEEEVEAPGPILRERFAGSIHTWTPALGRCLERGGKYAWSIRPLGAERTGRWSAPKLFQIDAGPSEAEIERALEIVRERLAASVGAGLDAGGHGHGHGTEVAVPTQRSPTAEPPSPMMSPPGTQLSVDGNLDATSFSGDGSLVTNLNPASLSAPVPVSQGGTGSTNATLARSRLGAASHADLITHVLTNGAHHNRPTTLPPSGLAGGDLTGSYPNPQLGTGSVGTGEIADGSIRPQDLIFEVATEASVAALQDRFDCPGAAFNSGGRFVDCGNGTIRDMNTGLVWLKDASCVDLPATDRNSARNTVADLKRGLCGLTDGSLPGQWRLPTIGELCSDDATPSAGICPAAASSDSLINTNFSSPTISNSAGTGQWSVNGDPFIGVSGSYWSATRTVDGFWYVELIGGDVQPSFTGTETRASWPVRGTP
- a CDS encoding DUF1566 domain-containing protein, yielding MMQALRFFTPGLVPALGFAVLFALGSPVSAQTLQELVDELEIRFDCPGAAFASGGRFVDCGNGTVRDMNTGLIWLKDASCSELAGTNADGATDFLATARDAVDALASGMCGLTDSSLPGQWRLPSIGEFCSQDSSFPGVCP